Proteins encoded together in one Anopheles darlingi chromosome 3, idAnoDarlMG_H_01, whole genome shotgun sequence window:
- the LOC125957308 gene encoding WASH complex subunit 5, whose amino-acid sequence MATEFLAENCVCGQTILQIVAEGNTIICELLRLKDYVPDVFHLKTKEEQQKYGDILKDFSYFQIADSQEAKIEADARLRAIDEELRETYIVTLNRFYVVFESIHKYVKELNAFLEELNAGLFIQQSMEKVFQDEEGKQLMCEVLYLYGVMLLVVDLHIPGLVRERLLVAYNRYSALKTHSDSSIDEVCKLLRSTGFNDDGNEVRKTTNYPEEYFARVPINALYIEMVIGRLRSDDVYNQITVYPLPEQRSTALANQAGMLYVCLFFSTAQTLHSQPARMREIVDKFFSDNWIVSLYMGITVNLIAAWEPFKAAKTALSNTLDAANLKDISQRQKKSMEHLLGRTRNILREGNLTEQKLLDHMPKVMALVRECNITLRWVMLHTGGTSCTFDAASKRCRQVRELIESEIDFRRGVPLFELLLNTSQLELAVREMLKRLLEEKEERWASFRREATDRMTDLADAFSGERPFVKTRKNPSLARCFANMRKEIDGLGREGQHINQTGRTIIQLLQALEEVQELHDLSRNMQVKQHIVETRQLLHELFHTIGIKENDLINLQLIGDFSYAWRLIDHYTPLMQENIRHQPRLVTKLRSTFLKLASALEIPLMRLNQAESANLLDVSQYYSNELANFVRKVVQIIPETMFTLLAQIIELQTNVLRELPARLERERMKEYAQFEERFQIAELTHTLSTFTEGILAMQTTLVGVVQLDSKALLEGGIRRKLVESISEAFHQHLVFGGKARDAELLLGRLDALYKLMHGYRRSFAYVQDYLNVHCMRIWHEEIQRIVRFNVSRECQTLTKRMKLNTPDPQIDEDSSGGGQVVPIPIYNPVDMVSVNFMGRLAREVMRITDPKTTIYIDVCSSWYDCKAPHRLLLTNKFASKINDTFGPAGLLGLDDVYGAMLYSELQTLLHTTIPLKLQQEPNWSETLATLKVDLERSDLVENPSKTYATLTSTVARFLSATNLPEFVQKVGQKQTLRSHIALELNCSCKIKATKLEASLRTLNDAIMLDFKRHQEDDSQQVPRIELATELNAYLRYAGLYDPLRKVYLNPDPASVRFVPLLLFLFVVSTLGTGKWQYLENVDSLVPKRKNDALDGHQVVVGVLTVLRQGDGIELELFVQYLCQYVLSFVHANLEAKQPVGTDALFGLRFLEIFSRIADIPRDHLEQYLPEVVLDQYVPQAESK is encoded by the exons ATGGCGACGGAATTTTTGGCTGAAAACTGCGTCTGCGGACAGACCATCTTGCAGATCGTTGCGGAAGGCAATACCATCATCTGTGAGCTGCTGCGACTCAAGGATTACGTACCAGACGTTTTCCA CTTAAAGACCAAAGAGGAACAGCAAAAATATGGCGACATATTGAAGGACTTTAGCTACTTTCAAATAGCGGACAGCCAGGAGGCAAAAATTGAGGCGGATGCAAGGCTGCGGGCGATTGACGAGGAGCTGCGCGAGACCTATATCGTCACGCTGAACCGATTTTACGTCGTGTTTGAGAGCATCCACAAGTACGTGAAAGAGCTAAATGCGTTTCTCGAAGAGCTCAATGCCGGCCTTTTCATCCAGCAATCGATGGAGAAGGTGTTCCAAGATGAGGAGGGCAAGCAGCTAATG TGTGAAGTACTGTATCTGTACGGAGTGATGTTGCTGGTAGTGGATCTGCACATTCCGGGGCTCGTGCGGGAGCGACTGCTAGTCGCCTACAATCGGTACAGTGCTCTGAAAACACACAGTGACAGTAGCATCGACGAGGTCTGCAAGTTGCTTCGCTCCACCGGGTtcaacgacgatggcaacgaggTACGCAAGACCACCAACTATCCCGAGGAATACTTCGCCCGCGTCCCCATCAATGCGCTCTACATCGAAATGGTGATCGGGCGGTTGCGATCCGACGATGTCTACAATCAAATCACCGTCTATCCGTTACCAGAGCAACGCTCGACCGCACTCGCCAACCAGGCGGGCATGCTGTATGTTTGTCTGTTCTTCTCAACCGCCCAAACGCTCCACTCGCAGCCTGCTCGGATGCGGGAAATTGTGGATAAGTTCTTCTCCGATAATTGGATCGTTTCGCTGTACATGGGTATCACGGTGAACCTGATCG CGGCCTGGGAACCGTTTAAGGCGGCCAAAACGGCACTATCGAATACGCTGGACGCCGCCAACCTGAAGGACATCAGCCAACGGCAGAAGAAATCGATGGAGCACTTGCTGGGCCGAACACGCAACATTCTGCGCGAAGGCAATCTCACGGAACAGAAGCTACTCGATCACATGCCAAAGGTGATGGCACTGGTGCGCGAATGTAACATCACTCTGCGTTGGGTCATGCTGCACACCGGTGGAACTAGCTGCACGTTCGATGCTGCTTCGAAGAGGTGCCGGCAGGTGCGCGAATTGATCGAGTCGGAGATCGATTTTCGGCGTGGAGTACCGctgttcgagctgctgctcaacaCGAGCCAGCTCGAGCTGGCCGTACGCGAGATGTTAAAACGTTTGctcgaggaaaaggaggagcgCTGGGCTAGTTTCAGGCGCGAAGCAACGGACCGGATGACGGACCTTGCAGACGCGTTTTCTGGCGAGCGTCCGTTCGTAAAGACACGTAAGAACCCCAGCTTGGCGCGCTGTTTCGCAAACATGCGCAAAGAGATCGACGGACTGGGCCGAGAGGGGCAACATATCAATCAGACGGGCCGTACGATCATCCAACTGCTTCAGGCACTGGAGGAAGTGCAGGAACTGCACGATCTAAGCCGCAACATGCAGGTGAAGCAACATATTGTCGAGACGCGCCAGCTGCTTCACGAGCTGTTCCACACGATCGGCATCAAGGAGAATGATCTCATCAACCTGCAGCTTATCGGTGATTTTAGCTATGCCTGGCGGCTGATAGATCATTACACACCGCTCATGCAGGAAAATATTCGGCACCAGCCACGACTGGTGACCAAGCTACGCTCTACTTTCCTAAAGTTAGCATCCGCTCTTGAGATCCCGCTAATGCGCCTAAACCAAGCCGAATCAGCGAATCTGCTCGATGTATCACAGTACTACAGCAACGAGCTGGCAAACTTCGTGCGCAAAGTGGTGCAGATCATTCCGGAAACGATGTTCACGCTGCTGGCGCAGATCATCGAGCTGCAGACGAACGTGCTGCGGGAGCTACCGGCACGGCTCGAGCGTGAGCGCATGAAGGAGTACGCGCAGTTCGAAGAGCGATTCCAGATCGCCGAGTTAACGCACACCCTGTCCACCTTTACCGAAGGCATACTGGCGATGCAAACGACGCTCGTAGGTGTCGTGCAGCTCGATTCGAAAGCTCTGCTCGAGGGCGGTATACGTCGGAAGCTGGTAGAGAGCATTTCCGAAGCCTTTCACCAGCACCTAGTGTTCGGTGGGAAGGCCCGTGACGCCGAGCTGCTGCTAGGGAGGCTCGATGCACTGTATAAGCTGATGCACGGTTATCGTCGATCGTTCGCGTACGTGCAGGACTATCTGAACGTTCACTGCATGCGCATCTGGCATGAGGAGATACAACGGATTGTGCGCTTTAACGTGTCCCGGGAATGTCAGACACTCACAAAACGTATGAAACTAAACACCCCGGACCCACAAATCGACGAGGATAGTAGTGGTGGAGGTCAGGTGGTACCAATACCGATCTACAATCCGGTCGATATGGTCTCAGTCAACTTCATGGGTCGACTTGCTCGTGAAGTGATGCGCATTACGGATCCAAA GACTACAATTTACATTGATGTGTGCTCGAGCTGGTACGATTGCAAAGCGCCTCATCGGTTGCTGCTAACGAACAAGTTTGCCAGTAAAATCAATGACACGTTTGGACCGGCTGGACTTCTCGGGCTAGATGACGTTTATGGTGCGATGCTATATTCGGAGCTGCAAACGTTGCTCCATACGACCATTCCACTGAAGCTCCAGCAGGAACCAAACTGGAGCGAAACGTTGGCGACTCTAAAGGTCGACCTGGAAAGGTCGGATCTAGTGGAGAATCCATCTAAAACTTATGCCACGCTCACATCCACCGTTGCACGATTTCTGTCCGCCACCAACCTTCCGGAATTTGTACAAAAAGTCGGTCAGAAGCAAACACTACGCAGTCACATAGCACTCGAACTGAATTGTAGCTGCAAAATCAAAGCCACCAAACTGGAGGCTTCACTGAGGACGTTAAATGA TGCCATCATGTTGGACTTCAAGCGGCACCAGGAAGACGACAGTCAACAGGTACCACGAATCGAGCTAGCCACGGAACTCAACGCGTATCTGAGATACGCTGGACTGTATGATCCACTCCGGAAGGTGTACCTCAATCCGGACCCGGCATCGGTTCGTTTTGTGCCTCTGTTACTGTTTCTGTTCGTTGTGTCTACGCTTGGTACCGGCAAATGGCAGTACCTGGAGAACGTCGATAGCCTAGTGCCAAAGCGTAAAAATGATGCGCTCGATGGTCATCAGGTAGTGGTCGGTGTGCTGACTGTGCTCCGCCAGGGTGATGGTATTGAGCTGGAACTGTTTGTGCAGTACCTCTGCCAGTACGTGCTCTCCTTCGTCCATGCCAATCTTGA GGCTAAGCAACCGGTTGGCACGGATGCCTTGTTTGGGTTGCGTTTCCTCGAAATCTTCAGCCGAATCGCCGACATCCCGCGGGACCATCTGGAGCAGTATCTCCCGGAGGTGGTGCTCGATCAGTACGTGCCGCAAGCGGAGAGTAAATGA